The proteins below come from a single Plantactinospora sp. KBS50 genomic window:
- a CDS encoding phosphopantetheine-binding protein yields MADVWQGTNTAGRPPHEGVDDPTEPRGSTEQGVAALFTELLGRERVGVNDNFFALGGHSLLAARLVALVRTDFQVEMTLLDLFDGPTVAGVAAFVDRASDDPAEGGTL; encoded by the coding sequence ATGGCTGATGTGTGGCAGGGAACCAATACGGCGGGCCGCCCGCCCCACGAGGGCGTCGATGACCCGACCGAACCCCGCGGGAGCACCGAGCAGGGGGTGGCCGCGCTGTTCACCGAGTTGCTCGGCCGGGAAAGGGTCGGGGTCAACGACAACTTCTTCGCCCTCGGCGGCCATTCGCTGCTCGCCGCGCGACTGGTCGCGTTGGTACGCACCGACTTCCAAGTGGAGATGACGCTTCTCGATCTGTTCGACGGTCCGACCGTGGCCGGTGTCGCGGCCTTCGTCGACCGGGCATCCGACGACCCGGCCGAAGGCGGGACGCTATGA
- a CDS encoding response regulator transcription factor, translating into MTIRALICDELPVVRNGMRTLLDAVPDIDVIGTTDNGMEAIMLVRTARPDVVVTDLDLRIISGLEMIRRLGKEDPPPNIVVFTASDADKTVSDVLHAGASCLLGKDASPQELVAAIRAAAAGRAMLAPYVAQRLVTWFREQPDTTTSTEYPEVTDLTPREREVTQMVARGMSTEDVARELIIGVATVRTHLYRVCTKLGVRDRAQLVSLAYRSGLIQSAGRGPDLEKRAS; encoded by the coding sequence ATGACCATCCGCGCGCTCATCTGCGACGAACTGCCGGTCGTCCGCAACGGCATGCGGACGCTGCTGGACGCCGTGCCGGACATCGACGTGATCGGGACGACCGACAACGGCATGGAGGCGATCATGCTGGTGCGCACGGCCCGGCCCGACGTCGTGGTCACCGACCTGGACCTGCGGATCATCTCCGGCCTCGAAATGATCCGCCGGCTCGGCAAGGAAGACCCGCCGCCCAACATCGTCGTGTTCACCGCGTCCGATGCCGACAAGACCGTCAGCGACGTGCTGCACGCGGGCGCGAGCTGCCTGCTCGGCAAGGACGCCAGCCCGCAGGAACTGGTCGCCGCCATCCGGGCGGCGGCCGCGGGTCGGGCCATGCTCGCCCCGTACGTCGCGCAGCGCCTGGTCACCTGGTTCCGCGAGCAACCGGACACCACGACCTCGACGGAGTATCCGGAAGTGACCGACCTGACCCCGCGCGAGCGGGAGGTGACCCAGATGGTTGCCCGGGGCATGTCGACCGAGGACGTCGCCCGGGAGCTGATCATCGGCGTGGCGACCGTACGCACGCACCTCTACCGGGTGTGCACCAAGCTCGGTGTCCGCGACCGCGCGCAGCTCGTGTCGCTGGCCTACCGGTCCGGGCTCATCCAGTCGGCTGGGCGCGGTCCCGACCTGGAGAAGCGGGCGAGCTGA
- a CDS encoding ATP-binding cassette domain-containing protein, translating into MIEVRHLTKRYRHTTAISDLSFRVGPGLVTGFLGPNGAGKTTTMRLILGLGRPTSGTATVAGRAYTDLPRPLTTLGTLLDAQAVNPHRDGFHHLLALAQSNGIGARRVRETIDLVGLSDVVHRPAGVYSLGMKQRLGIAGALLGDPAGVMLDEPLNGLDPEGIVWLRGLLRRLADEGRVVLLSSHLMSEMALIADHLVVVGKGRLIADTPTAELLRDRAPGSMLVRAEGADAFAELLRGAGASVDVEADGALRVHGLDGQGVGRLAARHRVVVTELTPVQPSLENAFIGLTRDSVEYAATPSAELPSEVPSAEVPSAELRNGAR; encoded by the coding sequence GTGATCGAAGTGCGGCACCTGACGAAGCGCTACCGGCACACCACCGCGATCTCGGATCTCAGCTTCCGGGTCGGTCCCGGTCTGGTCACCGGATTCCTCGGTCCGAACGGCGCCGGCAAGACCACCACCATGCGGCTGATCCTCGGGCTGGGCCGACCCACCTCGGGCACCGCGACGGTCGCCGGGCGCGCCTACACCGACCTGCCGCGCCCCCTGACCACACTGGGCACGCTGCTGGACGCCCAGGCCGTCAACCCGCACCGGGACGGCTTCCACCACCTGCTCGCGCTGGCCCAGAGCAACGGGATCGGTGCCCGCCGGGTCCGCGAGACGATCGACCTGGTGGGACTCTCCGATGTGGTCCACCGGCCGGCCGGCGTCTACTCCCTCGGCATGAAACAGCGCCTCGGCATCGCCGGCGCGCTGCTCGGCGACCCCGCCGGGGTGATGCTGGACGAGCCGCTCAACGGGCTCGACCCGGAGGGCATCGTGTGGCTGCGCGGCCTGCTGCGCCGGCTGGCCGACGAGGGCCGGGTGGTGCTGCTCTCCAGCCACCTGATGAGCGAGATGGCGCTGATCGCCGATCACCTCGTGGTGGTCGGCAAGGGACGTCTGATCGCCGACACCCCCACCGCCGAACTGCTGCGCGACCGTGCCCCCGGCTCGATGCTCGTCCGGGCCGAGGGCGCGGACGCGTTCGCCGAGCTGTTGCGCGGCGCGGGCGCCTCGGTCGACGTCGAGGCGGACGGCGCGCTGCGGGTACACGGCCTCGACGGCCAGGGGGTCGGCCGGCTGGCCGCCCGGCACCGGGTCGTGGTGACCGAGCTGACCCCGGTCCAGCCGTCGCTGGAGAACGCGTTCATCGGCCTCACCCGGGACAGCGTGGAGTACGCCGCAACGCCATCCGCCGAACTCCCCTCCGAAGTCCCGTCCGCCGAAGTCCCGTCCGCCGAGCTCAGGAACGGAGCCCGATGA
- a CDS encoding YnfA family protein — MALARSLGLFVLAALAEIGGAWLIWQGWREHRGLMWIAAGIVALGAYGFAASLQPDPNFGRILAAYGGIFVAGSLAWGVVVDRFRPDRWDITGAAICLFGVAVIMYAPRD; from the coding sequence GTGGCCCTCGCACGTTCCCTCGGCTTGTTCGTGCTCGCCGCGCTGGCCGAGATCGGCGGCGCCTGGCTGATCTGGCAGGGCTGGCGGGAGCACCGTGGACTGATGTGGATCGCCGCCGGAATCGTTGCTCTCGGCGCGTACGGGTTCGCGGCGTCGTTGCAGCCGGACCCGAACTTCGGTCGGATCCTGGCCGCGTACGGCGGGATCTTCGTCGCCGGATCCCTCGCCTGGGGCGTTGTCGTGGACAGGTTCCGGCCCGACCGCTGGGACATCACCGGCGCCGCGATCTGCCTGTTCGGCGTGGCCGTGATCATGTACGCCCCGCGCGACTGA
- a CDS encoding TetR/AcrR family transcriptional regulator C-terminal domain-containing protein, which yields MSPKPSTAGLGEQPADRPKARRAESAPVSGSVWTRPPRPTRRRLSLETIVRTAIDLADAHGLDAITIRRVAAELNARPMSLYSFMDRKDDLIELMVDEILGEMVLDELPQDWLAALHAIAAQTRAVGHRHPWLVAAIMQRPALGPNAVRHADQSMTAIAGLGLEREQARTLLIAVDAFTMGFGGLELAGRSMRQRDGLSESEWADSTGAYLDGLSRAGRTPHLAQLAEAPADDAFAASLNWLLSGFAASLGTPADRAHP from the coding sequence ATGTCACCGAAGCCGTCCACCGCTGGGCTTGGCGAGCAGCCCGCCGATCGCCCCAAAGCTCGCCGCGCCGAGTCCGCGCCGGTCAGCGGCTCGGTCTGGACCCGCCCGCCCCGGCCGACGCGGCGACGGCTGTCCCTGGAGACGATCGTGCGTACCGCCATCGACCTGGCCGACGCGCACGGGCTCGACGCCATCACGATCCGCCGGGTCGCCGCCGAGCTGAACGCCCGGCCGATGAGCCTCTATTCGTTCATGGACCGCAAGGACGACCTCATCGAGCTGATGGTCGACGAGATCCTGGGCGAGATGGTCCTCGACGAGCTTCCGCAGGACTGGTTGGCCGCGCTGCACGCCATCGCCGCGCAGACCCGCGCGGTCGGCCACCGCCACCCGTGGCTGGTCGCCGCCATCATGCAGCGCCCCGCGCTGGGGCCGAACGCGGTGCGCCACGCCGACCAGTCGATGACGGCCATCGCGGGACTCGGCCTGGAGCGCGAGCAGGCGCGCACCCTGCTGATCGCCGTCGACGCGTTCACCATGGGCTTCGGCGGTCTCGAACTGGCCGGGCGCAGCATGCGGCAACGCGACGGCCTCTCCGAGTCGGAGTGGGCCGACTCGACCGGGGCGTACCTGGACGGCCTGTCCCGCGCCGGTCGCACGCCCCACCTGGCGCAACTGGCCGAGGCGCCCGCCGACGACGCCTTCGCCGCCAGCCTGAACTGGCTGCTGTCCGGCTTCGCCGCCAGCCTCGGCACCCCGGCCGACCGTGCACACCCCTGA
- a CDS encoding class I adenylate-forming enzyme family protein: MLLHEQFDAGRVLETVERERVGGTFWATQHLYQILDHPLLDTVDTSSLRLVMYGGTPISAARIKKAVERFGPVFVQYYGTTEARRISALTPADHRDPSRLGSAGRPVPNVQVAIRDPETGADVAVNVPGEVCVRSPGMMTEYFLDPVRTEKALRDGWFHTGDIGYFDEDGYLHLVDRLYHVVKTNGVKIYPAEIERVLLSHPGVARAAVIKIRDADLRDSAGAYVEPRATHGDLTAEELAAFVAEKMSPLHVPAVIEMVEHLATTQFGKADAQALRQLRGE; this comes from the coding sequence GTGCTGCTGCACGAGCAGTTCGACGCCGGCCGGGTGCTGGAAACCGTCGAGCGGGAGCGCGTGGGCGGCACGTTCTGGGCGACCCAGCACCTGTACCAGATCCTCGACCACCCGCTCCTGGACACCGTCGACACCTCAAGCCTGCGGCTCGTCATGTACGGCGGCACGCCGATCTCGGCGGCGCGCATCAAGAAGGCCGTCGAGCGGTTCGGCCCGGTCTTCGTCCAGTACTACGGGACCACCGAGGCCCGCCGGATCTCCGCGCTGACCCCCGCCGACCATCGCGACCCGAGCCGGCTCGGAAGCGCCGGGCGCCCGGTCCCGAACGTCCAGGTCGCCATCCGCGATCCCGAGACGGGCGCCGACGTGGCGGTGAACGTCCCCGGCGAGGTGTGTGTGCGCAGCCCCGGCATGATGACCGAGTACTTCCTCGACCCGGTGCGCACGGAGAAGGCGCTGCGCGACGGCTGGTTCCACACCGGCGACATCGGATACTTCGACGAGGACGGCTACCTGCACCTCGTCGACCGCCTGTACCACGTCGTGAAGACCAACGGGGTCAAGATCTACCCGGCGGAGATCGAGCGCGTGCTGCTGTCGCACCCGGGCGTCGCCCGCGCCGCCGTCATCAAGATCCGCGACGCCGACCTGCGTGACTCCGCCGGCGCGTACGTCGAGCCGCGTGCCACCCACGGTGACCTGACGGCCGAGGAACTGGCCGCGTTCGTGGCCGAGAAGATGTCGCCGCTGCACGTTCCGGCGGTCATCGAAATGGTGGAACATCTCGCGACCACGCAGTTCGGCAAGGCGGATGCGCAGGCCCTGCGCCAGCTGCGCGGCGAGTGA
- a CDS encoding long-chain fatty acid--CoA ligase, with protein MSPVMSVAAILAESAARTPGRTALVTDEEEISYADLWRRALQAAATLRARGVGPGDAVTVMLENTPDLPVACFAVWAAGATVVPVGPTARPAEVEFALTDSGSVLFVCAEALVGEAGTAAKTAGVPVLTEPELAAATPPLPGYEPRRPDDIAIVLYTSGTTGRPKGAMLTHLNVTMNIMVTRVSPFAVTADDVLLGALPLHHSFGLICGLGTCLLAGASVVLMKRFDAARALELIEKRGCTLFMGVPTMFTTMLAAIGPQEAGRYRLDRVFSGGAPLHVATLEAIRAAFGCEVYEGYGLTEASPCVAYNQRYWPTKPGTVGRPIWGVDVRVADPDRTDAIEFVPDGELGEIVVRGHNIMAGYLGLPEATAEAVVDGWLRTGDLGRFDEDGYLAIVDRKKDVILRGGHNVYPREIEEVLSRHCAVRQVAVVGLPDDRLGEEVCAAVVVRDGFSAGPELAAELVALARDRFASYKCPRRIEFLAAFPLGGGGKVLKRELAVLLA; from the coding sequence ATGAGCCCGGTGATGTCGGTGGCCGCGATCCTCGCCGAGTCCGCCGCCCGTACCCCCGGACGCACCGCGCTGGTCACCGACGAGGAGGAGATCTCCTACGCCGACCTGTGGCGGCGCGCCCTGCAGGCGGCCGCGACGCTGCGGGCGCGCGGGGTCGGCCCGGGCGACGCGGTCACGGTCATGCTGGAGAACACCCCCGACCTGCCGGTGGCCTGCTTCGCGGTGTGGGCCGCCGGGGCGACCGTGGTGCCCGTCGGCCCGACGGCCCGGCCGGCGGAGGTCGAGTTCGCGCTGACCGACTCGGGTTCGGTGCTGTTCGTCTGCGCCGAAGCGCTGGTCGGCGAGGCGGGCACGGCCGCGAAGACCGCGGGGGTGCCGGTGCTGACCGAACCGGAGCTGGCCGCCGCGACCCCGCCACTTCCCGGGTACGAGCCGCGCCGGCCGGACGACATCGCCATCGTCCTCTACACGTCGGGGACCACCGGCCGGCCCAAGGGCGCGATGCTCACCCATCTCAACGTGACCATGAACATCATGGTCACCAGGGTGTCCCCGTTCGCCGTGACGGCCGACGACGTCCTGCTCGGCGCCCTGCCGTTGCACCACTCGTTCGGCCTCATCTGCGGGTTGGGCACCTGCCTGCTGGCGGGCGCCTCGGTCGTGCTGATGAAGCGGTTCGACGCGGCGCGGGCGCTGGAGCTGATCGAGAAGCGCGGCTGCACGCTGTTCATGGGCGTGCCGACGATGTTCACCACGATGCTTGCCGCCATCGGGCCGCAGGAGGCCGGCCGGTACCGGCTGGACCGGGTGTTCAGCGGCGGCGCCCCGCTGCACGTCGCCACGCTCGAGGCGATCCGGGCCGCCTTCGGCTGCGAGGTGTACGAGGGTTACGGGCTCACCGAGGCGTCTCCGTGCGTCGCGTACAACCAGCGGTACTGGCCGACGAAGCCGGGCACCGTCGGGCGGCCGATCTGGGGCGTCGACGTACGGGTGGCCGACCCCGACCGCACCGATGCCATCGAGTTCGTGCCGGACGGCGAACTGGGCGAGATCGTGGTGCGCGGGCACAACATCATGGCCGGCTACCTCGGTCTGCCGGAGGCGACCGCGGAGGCCGTCGTGGACGGCTGGCTGCGCACCGGCGACCTCGGACGGTTCGACGAGGACGGCTACCTCGCGATCGTCGACCGGAAGAAGGACGTCATCCTCCGCGGCGGCCACAACGTGTATCCGCGCGAGATCGAGGAGGTCCTCAGCCGGCACTGCGCGGTCCGGCAGGTCGCGGTGGTCGGGCTGCCCGACGACCGGCTCGGCGAGGAGGTGTGCGCCGCGGTCGTCGTCCGGGACGGCTTCTCGGCCGGCCCGGAGCTGGCGGCCGAACTGGTCGCGCTGGCCCGGGACCGGTTCGCCTCGTACAAGTGTCCCCGGCGGATCGAGTTCCTTGCGGCCTTCCCGCTCGGCGGGGGCGGCAAGGTGCTCAAGCGCGAGCTGGCGGTGCTGCTGGCCTGA
- a CDS encoding AfsR/SARP family transcriptional regulator yields the protein MWFRVLGPLEVVGTTGHLSFPPRQRTTLAMLLLEPNRVVTVERLVDAVWENDPPPTAKEQVRICVSAIRRALTAGGRPDAIVTRPPGYSIQCTDRELDLLEFNDLVANGRRLLGQGRPHDAADAFRDALRLWRDAVPLAGVRSPLVQSIGTQLAERRLAVLEEYVDVRLGVGQHHELTTELAELVAANPFRERLRARLMIALYRSGRQAEALHTYRVGRQLFVEQLGLEPGVELRRLERAILAGEVAELLEPEEAARPVPVRAAVPRLLPADIGDFTGRRDLIERVWSALREPRDAGSRALPVVVITGRPWLGKTTLAVHVAHALDGEYPDGQLFARLGGAASPADAGGVLARFLNALGVPSRAVPDTLEERTDMYRNLLSDRRVLVVLDDAASGQQVAPLLPGGPTCSVILTSRTRLAALGGATTLGIGPLDARESVELLAKAVGQERVDTEAADISLLADLCAGEPLALRLAAGRLKSQPHWPVRDLILRLYDDHRRLTELSYGGLDLVAMVNEIWQGLSPLAQRLLRRVSRLDDLRFQGWMCAPLLDVGEQDAQDALTELLDAGLLDIERQDGQVVFQLRGLLRAFARRLAAEESSSGDTGRAAVRVPSDAQNQRGPDPV from the coding sequence GTGTGGTTTCGCGTTCTCGGTCCGCTGGAGGTCGTCGGCACGACCGGCCACCTGTCGTTTCCGCCTCGGCAGCGGACCACTCTGGCCATGCTGTTGCTCGAACCCAATCGGGTGGTGACCGTCGAACGCCTCGTGGACGCCGTCTGGGAGAACGACCCACCACCGACCGCGAAGGAACAGGTCCGGATCTGCGTCTCGGCCATCCGGCGCGCCCTCACCGCCGGCGGCCGGCCCGACGCGATCGTGACCCGCCCGCCGGGCTACTCGATCCAGTGCACCGACCGCGAACTGGACCTGCTGGAGTTCAACGATCTGGTCGCGAACGGCCGGCGGCTGCTGGGCCAGGGCCGGCCGCACGACGCGGCCGACGCGTTCCGCGACGCCCTGCGGCTGTGGCGGGACGCGGTCCCGCTGGCCGGCGTACGCAGCCCACTCGTCCAGTCGATCGGAACCCAGCTGGCCGAACGGCGACTGGCCGTGCTCGAGGAGTACGTCGACGTGCGGCTGGGGGTCGGCCAGCACCACGAGCTGACCACCGAGCTGGCCGAACTCGTCGCGGCCAACCCGTTCCGCGAACGGCTGCGGGCGCGGCTGATGATCGCGCTGTACCGGAGCGGGCGGCAGGCCGAGGCGCTGCACACCTACCGGGTCGGCCGGCAGTTGTTCGTGGAGCAGCTCGGCCTGGAGCCGGGAGTCGAGCTGCGCCGGCTGGAGCGGGCGATTCTCGCCGGCGAGGTGGCCGAACTGCTGGAGCCGGAGGAGGCGGCCCGCCCTGTACCGGTGCGGGCCGCCGTGCCCCGCCTGTTACCGGCCGACATCGGCGACTTCACCGGCCGGCGGGACCTGATCGAACGCGTGTGGAGCGCGCTGCGTGAACCGCGCGACGCCGGGTCCCGCGCACTGCCCGTCGTGGTCATCACCGGCCGGCCCTGGCTGGGCAAGACGACCCTGGCCGTGCACGTCGCCCACGCGCTCGACGGGGAGTACCCGGACGGCCAGCTGTTCGCCCGGCTCGGTGGCGCCGCCAGCCCGGCCGACGCCGGTGGCGTGCTGGCCCGTTTCCTCAACGCGCTCGGCGTGCCGAGCCGCGCCGTGCCCGACACCCTGGAGGAGCGGACGGACATGTACCGCAACCTGCTCAGCGACCGCCGGGTTCTCGTGGTCCTCGACGACGCGGCCAGCGGGCAGCAGGTGGCGCCGCTGCTGCCCGGCGGCCCGACCTGCTCGGTGATCCTGACGAGCCGGACCCGGCTGGCCGCCCTCGGCGGCGCGACAACGCTGGGCATCGGACCGCTGGATGCCCGGGAGTCGGTCGAACTGCTCGCCAAGGCGGTCGGCCAGGAACGGGTCGACACCGAGGCGGCCGACATCTCCCTGCTGGCCGACCTGTGCGCCGGTGAGCCGCTGGCGCTACGGCTGGCCGCCGGTCGGTTGAAGAGCCAACCGCACTGGCCGGTACGCGACCTGATCCTCCGCCTGTACGACGACCACCGCCGGCTGACCGAACTGTCGTACGGCGGCCTGGACCTGGTCGCGATGGTCAACGAGATCTGGCAGGGGCTCAGCCCGCTGGCCCAGCGCCTGCTGCGGCGCGTCAGCCGGCTGGACGACCTGCGCTTCCAGGGCTGGATGTGCGCGCCGCTGCTGGACGTCGGCGAGCAGGACGCGCAGGACGCGCTCACCGAACTGCTGGACGCCGGGCTCCTGGACATCGAGCGGCAGGACGGGCAGGTCGTGTTCCAGTTGCGAGGGCTGCTGCGGGCGTTCGCCCGGCGGCTGGCCGCCGAGGAGTCGTCCTCCGGCGACACCGGCCGCGCGGCGGTTCGGGTCCCCTCGGACGCGCAGAACCAACGTGGACCCGACCCGGTCTGA
- a CDS encoding ABC transporter permease subunit yields MSLTGVLASEWTKVRSLRSMSYGTLLALGMAAGFGMLTSYAAGRDYTQSPPQDRAGFDPAASSLRVYLSIQLVLGILGVLTVTSEYASGTIRASLAAVPHRNRLLAAKVAVFTAGALVLGQVIAFLAFFAGQPVIAAQGAPATTLGAPRVLIAVIGAGLVMTAVGVLGIGLGVLTRSTAAGLITVAVLTVLVPSFVPALPEPLSSTLGRYWPTTAAGQLAKVVPDAGALNGWTGLGLLAALVAATLAAAFVVFGRRDT; encoded by the coding sequence ATGAGCCTGACCGGAGTCCTCGCCAGCGAATGGACCAAGGTGCGCAGCCTGCGGTCGATGTCGTACGGCACGCTGCTGGCGCTGGGCATGGCCGCCGGCTTCGGAATGCTCACCAGCTATGCGGCCGGCCGCGACTACACCCAGTCGCCGCCGCAGGACCGGGCGGGTTTCGATCCGGCCGCCTCCAGCCTGCGCGTCTACCTGTCGATCCAGTTGGTCCTCGGCATTCTGGGCGTGCTCACGGTCACCAGCGAGTACGCCAGCGGCACCATCCGGGCCAGCCTCGCCGCGGTGCCGCACCGGAATCGACTGCTCGCCGCGAAGGTGGCCGTCTTCACCGCCGGCGCGCTGGTGCTGGGCCAGGTCATCGCGTTCCTGGCGTTCTTCGCCGGGCAGCCGGTGATCGCCGCGCAGGGCGCCCCGGCCACCACGCTCGGCGCCCCACGGGTGTTGATCGCGGTGATCGGGGCGGGGCTGGTGATGACGGCCGTGGGCGTGCTCGGCATCGGGCTCGGCGTACTGACCCGCAGCACCGCGGCCGGGCTGATCACCGTCGCGGTGCTGACCGTCCTGGTGCCCTCGTTCGTCCCGGCGCTGCCCGAGCCGCTGTCCTCCACGCTCGGCCGGTACTGGCCGACCACGGCCGCGGGCCAACTGGCGAAGGTGGTTCCCGACGCCGGCGCGCTCAACGGCTGGACCGGTCTGGGTCTGCTCGCGGCGCTGGTGGCCGCCACCCTGGCCGCCGCCTTCGTCGTCTTCGGCCGGCGCGACACCTGA
- the hemA gene encoding 5-aminolevulinate synthase: MAHLLELISAEMSALSRGRREFLEISRKAGRFPRATAPVPPADNAEVSVWCSNDYLGMGQAPAVLEAVKNAVDENGAGSGGSRNISGTNRYHTQLETELAALHHKDAALLFSTGYTTNSGALAVLAGRIPGTVVFSDEKNHASIIDGIRQSRAEKRIFRHNDLNHLAELLAGVDPDRPKMIVAESIYSMDGDVAPLADLADLAHRYRALTYLDEVHAVGMYGPRGAGIAAQEGIEDRFDVIMGTLAKGFGTIGGYIAGSGPLIEAVRMFSPYFIFTTSLPPAMAAGALAAVRHLTTSETEREILHRNAATTHRLLDDRRIPYVSAMSHIVSVFVGDEAKCRTASSILLHRHGIYVQPIDAPSVRPGEAVLRATPSATHNEAEIVRFANALDDIWNELNLPRANVDRLVAEVTE; this comes from the coding sequence ATGGCACATCTCCTTGAGCTCATTTCCGCCGAGATGAGCGCGCTTTCGCGCGGCCGCCGCGAGTTTCTTGAGATATCGCGGAAGGCGGGCAGATTTCCCCGGGCCACCGCCCCTGTTCCACCGGCCGACAACGCCGAGGTGAGCGTGTGGTGCAGCAACGACTACCTCGGCATGGGGCAGGCGCCGGCCGTGCTCGAGGCGGTGAAGAACGCCGTGGACGAGAACGGGGCGGGCTCCGGCGGCTCCCGCAACATCAGCGGCACCAACCGGTACCACACGCAGTTGGAGACCGAGCTCGCGGCGCTGCACCACAAGGATGCGGCCCTGCTGTTCAGCACGGGTTACACGACCAACTCGGGTGCGCTGGCGGTCCTCGCCGGCCGCATTCCCGGTACCGTCGTCTTCTCGGACGAGAAGAACCACGCGTCGATCATCGACGGCATCCGGCAGAGCCGCGCCGAGAAGCGGATCTTCCGGCACAACGACCTCAACCACCTGGCCGAACTCCTGGCCGGGGTGGACCCGGACCGGCCGAAGATGATCGTCGCGGAGTCCATCTACTCGATGGACGGTGACGTCGCCCCGCTGGCCGACCTCGCCGACCTCGCCCACCGGTACCGCGCGCTGACCTACCTCGACGAGGTGCACGCGGTCGGCATGTACGGTCCACGCGGCGCGGGCATCGCCGCCCAGGAGGGCATCGAGGACCGGTTCGACGTCATCATGGGCACCCTCGCCAAGGGGTTCGGCACGATCGGCGGCTACATCGCGGGGTCGGGACCGCTCATCGAGGCGGTCCGCATGTTCTCGCCGTACTTCATCTTCACCACCTCGCTTCCGCCGGCCATGGCGGCCGGCGCCCTCGCGGCGGTGCGGCACCTGACCACCTCGGAGACGGAGCGGGAGATCCTGCACCGCAACGCCGCGACCACCCACCGGCTCCTGGATGACCGGCGCATCCCCTACGTGTCGGCGATGTCGCACATCGTCTCCGTCTTCGTCGGCGACGAGGCGAAGTGCCGCACGGCCTCCAGCATCCTGCTGCACCGGCACGGCATCTACGTGCAGCCGATCGACGCGCCGAGCGTCCGGCCCGGCGAGGCCGTGCTGCGGGCCACGCCCTCGGCCACGCACAACGAGGCGGAGATCGTCCGCTTCGCCAACGCCCTGGACGACATCTGGAACGAGCTGAACCTGCCGCGCGCCAACGTGGACCGCCTGGTGGCCGAGGTGACCGAATGA